In the genome of Aspergillus luchuensis IFO 4308 DNA, chromosome 2, nearly complete sequence, one region contains:
- a CDS encoding polyamine acetyltransferase (COG:K;~EggNog:ENOG410PJFM;~InterPro:IPR000182,IPR016181;~PFAM:PF13673,PF13508,PF00583;~go_function: GO:0008080 - N-acetyltransferase activity [Evidence IEA]): MSDQANSHYQEPINGLKPLSNAEGFDLPATASDLSRRAERAEFSYADGQPLGEAEIEEDDDDEEEEVEGEYVAVDHDDINEYPYWFRRPPVHQRTKLDELHPFVQVLTESNVEDCVKVEEAFPEHERCSREKFRYRLSRCPELCLGLFTLPILGEGEPKPRPTLVGHVVATRTSNTVVTDKSMELPAKWQEERMTVVDGETVGHDEYGSTIAIHSLAVLPEHQGKQVGSTLMKAYIQRIKDAQIADRISIIAHGPLVPYYQSFGFENRGPSNCQFGGGGWVNMVSSFSAHIWLHKDRS; this comes from the exons ATGTCCGACCAGGCCAATTCTCACTACCAGGAACCCATTAACGGGCTCAAGCCGTTATCAAATGCGGAAGGCTTCGACTTGCCTGCTACCGCCAGCGACCTGTCCCGCCGCGCGGAGCGCGCAGAGTTCTCATACGCCGATGGCCAGCCTCTAGGGGAGGCTGAgattgaagaggatgacgatgacgaagaggaagaagtcgaagGGGAATATGTCGCCGTGGACCATGACGATATCAACGAGTACCCTTACTGGTTCCGCCGCCCGCCCGTCCACCAACGCACAAAGTTGGACGAATTGCACCCGTTTGTGCAGGTTCTTACCGAGTCGAACGTGGAAGATTGCgtcaaggtcgaggaggCGTTCCCTGAACACGAGCGCTGCTCGCGCGAAAAG TTTCGTTATCGCCTGAGCAGATGCCCGGAATTATGTCTCGGCTTGTTTACTCTTCCAATCCTCGGTGAGGGCGAGCCTAAGCCTCGCCCGACATTGGTGGGGCACGTCGTCGCCACGAGAACCTCGAACACTGTGGTGACAGATAAGTCTATGGAGCTACCAGCGAAGTGGCAGGAAGAGCGCATGACTGTGGTGGACGGAGAGACCGTCGGTCATGACGAGTACGGCAGCACGATTGCCATCCACTCTCTTGCTGTGCTGCCGGAACATCAGGGCAAGCAAGTTGGCAGCACATTGATGAAGGCATACATTCAGCGGATCAAGGATGCGCAAATCGCCGATCGCATTTCCATCATTGCGCATGGCCCCTTGGTGCCTTATTATCAGTCTTTTGGTTTTGAGAACCGCGGTCCTAGCAACTGCCAgtttggcggtggtggctgggTGAACATGGTAAGTTCTTTTTCGGCACATATTTGGTTGCATAAAGACCGAAGCTGA
- a CDS encoding NAD(P)/FAD-dependent oxidoreductase (COG:E;~EggNog:ENOG410PJ6Z;~InterPro:IPR006076,IPR036188;~PFAM:PF01266;~go_function: GO:0016491 - oxidoreductase activity [Evidence IEA];~go_process: GO:0055114 - oxidation-reduction process [Evidence IEA]), which produces MAKPFPVDHSLTSFWRSEPDPLDNFRSTESLPETSEIVIVGAGYAGASTAYHCLERSRLVSAKQPSIVILEARQACSGATGRNGGHLKPDVFNRIGNLAKEYGLEAAAEVAAFEMEHVSVIEDLVKKEKIDCDLEVNRVCDIQFDKDQLAKVKAGYDYLVSQGVETIKDVGYTPPEMAEAVSGVKGALACFNQRTARLWPYKFIMHLLRQAVSAGVNLQTHTPVTEVSEVPDDEGRWTVTTKRGSIRAKWVVFSTNAYTSSIAPEYKDKIIPVRGFCSRIVVPNPPPSPLEHSYMLRFNGWHYDYLIPRPDGSIIVGGAKSTFYYQDRDSWYNNTDDSRTVEAAVRYFDNYMQRHFHGWENTGAFTDRVWSGIMGYSTDSLPHVGHVPNKPGQLIVAGFTGHGMPQVFLSARGIAQLIVEGVSYEQTGLPRLFKTTTERLQSQRNNILPIPVVGSKL; this is translated from the exons ATGGCTAAACCATTCCCTGTTGATCATAGCTTGACATCTTTCTGGCGGTCGGAACCCGATCCCTTGGATAACTTTCGCTCTACAGAGTCACTTCCAGAAACAAGTGAAATCGTTATCGTTGGCGCCGGCTATGCTGGAGCTTCGACTGCTTATCACTGCCTCGAGCGCAGCCGACTCGTGTCAGCAAAACAGCCTTCCATTGTGATCTTAGAAGCACGACAGGCATGCTCGGGGGCTACAGGGCGCAATG GTGGTCACTTGAAGCCTGATGTATTCAACCGGATCGGTAATCTGGCCAAGGAGTACGGATTAGAAGCGGCGGCTGAAGTCGCTGCGTTTGAGATGGAGCATGTCTCCGTTATTGAAGATCTGGttaagaaggagaagatcgatTGCGACTTAGAGGTTAACCGAGTCTGCGATATACAGTTTGACAAAGACCAGCTTGCAAAGGTCAAGGCCGGGTATGATTATCTTGTCTCTCAGGGCGTGGAAACGATCAAGGATGTCGGATACACTCCACCTGAAATGGCAGAGGCC GTATCCGGTGTAAAGGGGGCCTTGGCTTGCTTCAACCAGCGTACCGCCCGACTTTGGCCGTATAAGTTCATTATGCATCTCTTGAGGCAAGCTGTGTCGGCGGGAGTGAACCTTCAGACACACACGCCTGTCACGGAAGTGTCTGAAGTCCCGGATGACGAAGGCCGATGGACGGTGACCACTAAGCGTGGCTCAATTCGCGCCAAATGGGTTGTCTTTTCTACCAACGCATACACTTCGTCCATTGCACCGGAGTacaaggacaagatcatCCCAGTGCGAGGATTCTGCAGCCGCATTGTGGTACCCAATCCACCTCCATCGCCGCTCGAACACTCGTATATGTTGCGATTCAATGGCTGGCATTACGACTACCTCATTCCTCGGCCGGATGGAAGTATCATTGTAGGCGGAGCAAAGTCGACCTTCTATTATCAGGACCGAGATAGCTGGTATAACAATACCGATGACAGCCGAACGGTTGAGGCGGCAGTGCGGTATTTCGACAACTATATGCAGAGACACTTTCATGGGTGGGAAAACACCGGGGCATTTACAGACCGGGTCTGGTCAGGAA TCATGGGCTATAGCACCGATTCGTTACCGCACGTCGGACATGTTCCCAACAAGCCTGGGCAGCTCATAGTTGCCGGCTTCACCGGACATGGAATGCCGCAGGTCTTTCTTTCAGCCCGGGGTATCGCACAGTTGATTGTCGAGGGAGTCTCATATGAGCAGACGGGGCTGCCGCGTCTGTTCAAGACGACAACGGAGCGGTTGCAGAGCCAACGGAACAACATCCTACCCATTCCTGTGGTAGGAAGCAAGCTGTAG
- the ARV1 gene encoding sterol homeostasis protein ARV1 (COG:S;~EggNog:ENOG410PM1R;~InterPro:IPR007290;~PFAM:PF04161;~TransMembrane:4 (i84-103o123-145i367-384o396-418i);~go_process: GO:0032366 - intracellular sterol transport [Evidence IEA]) produces MPICIECSYPVSHLYSTYSRADDRSLGKGVRLTQCPRCQRFADKYVEHDFVVIFIDLVLIKPQVYRHLLFNRLGGDDNQFDRSIIRLGILLLLFDVYLTWARIEKSPSLATTFLSRAPIIVQYLFFLSLNALATLAHHLTIRLLASILAPTPRGYTGSSQHGNATEAPLFSNPSTPILPSFPSQTNNSQTQVSPTPASTLSPPKLTPQGSSNDVSTIASASASDIHHLPPTTPQGSFTTLPPPLRRASTAPAQSIRPLPPPSPASPTAISTALLVSSCAKLFPILLVIWGPDGSGNASNVSGSNNTLLSAGSQTTIIQQTLDGNGLGPAATLTAAHPTASGASSLPGSSSLLESLIRIMPESVPTSYLASFIDLLGPLLSLGAADTHLVLLSNIEALYILLGCGYLRAVALAVAGLAARWTVQRVILGAVGVG; encoded by the exons ATGCCCATCTGCATCGAGTGCTCCTATCCGGTCTCTCACTTGTATAGCACATACAGTCGCGCTGATGACCGTTCCCTGGGTAAAGGAGTGCGTCTGACGCAATGTCCGCGCTGCCAGCGGTTCGCGGACAAATACGTCGAGCACGATTTCGTCGTGATCTTCATTGATCTCGTCCTTATCAAGCCGCAG GTGTATCGCCATCTACTGTTCAATCGGCTTGGGGGAGACGACAACCAGTTCGAT CGCTCCATAATCCGTCTTGGGATTCTACTACTGCTATTCGACGTCTACCTGACATGGGCACGGATTGAGAAATCCCCATCACTCGCAACCACCTTTCTTTCGCGCGCGCCCATCATCGTCCAatacctcttcttcctgagcCTGAATGCGCTAGCGACTCTTGCCcaccacctcaccatccGGCTTCTGGCATCGATCCTTGCTCCAACACCCCGCGGATACACTGGCTCTTCTCAGCATGGCAATGCGACAGAAGcgcctctcttctccaacccctccacaCCCATACTCCCATCATTCCCATCACAGACCAACAACAGCCAAACACAGGTCTCGCCTACTCCGGCATCGACACTAAGCCCACCGAAGCTCACCCCACAAGGCTCCTCCAACGATGTATCGACAATAGCCAGCGCTTCGGCCAGTGacatccaccatctccctcccacaaCACCCCAAGGATctttcaccaccctcccaccacctctCCGACGTGCCTCCACCGCCCCAGCACAGAGCATCAGACCCCTTCCGCCCCCCTCACCAGCCAGTCCAACCGCCATCAGCACCGCCTTGCTTGTCAGCAGTTGTGCGAAgctcttccccatcctcctggTTATATGGGGCCCCGACGGCAGCGGAAATGCGTCCAATGTCTCCggatccaacaacaccctgcTCAGCGCCGGCAGCCAGACAACTATCATCCAGCAGACATTAGATGGCAACGGCCTCGGCCCTGCAGCGACTCTCACCGCAGCTCACCCGACTGCATCAGGGGCTTCTTCCTTGCCTGGCTCGTCCTCGTTACTGGAAAGTCTTATCAGGATCATGCCCGAGTCTGTACCTACCAGCTATTTGGCTAGCTTTATTGACCTGCTTGGACCGCTACTCTCGCTGGGCGCGGCGGACACGCATCTCGTGCTGCTGAGCAATATCGAAGCATTGTATATCCTGCTTGGATGCGGATATCTGCGCGCGGTGGCACTAGCGGTGGCGGGGTTGGCTGCTCGGTGGACTGTACAGAGGGTGATATTGGGGGCAGTTGGGGTTGGTTAA
- a CDS encoding BAR domain-containing protein (COG:S;~EggNog:ENOG410PKGM;~InterPro:IPR004148,IPR027267,IPR018859;~PFAM:PF03114,PF10455;~go_component: GO:0005737 - cytoplasm [Evidence IEA];~go_function: GO:0005515 - protein binding [Evidence IEA]), translating to MDKFQAFGKNLSASFSPFAARTQQMIKEQLGQADDRTQLPDEYIELEKRVDALKIVHQKLLQVTSQYSNEAYDYPPNIRESFNDMGRTISEKVQLLSQASSPAEAQAALTAPPSAKPQPKTFNHAIARASLAGSQTLAQSSHGEDPLATALEKYALASEKVGEARLAQDAQIQSRFLAGWNTTLNTNLMFAAKARKNVENARLMLDSIKASKKAAVRGDWDSLSEEARAEIEQAEDEFVGQTEEAVSVMKNVLDTPEPLRNLADLIAAQLEYHKRSYEILSELAPVVDGLQVEQEASYRKSREGA from the exons ATGGATAAGTTCCAGGCGTTCGGAAAGAACCTCAG CGCGAGCTTCTCGCCCTTTGCTGCGCGCACTCAGCAGATGATCAAGGAGCAGCTTGGTCAGGCCGATGACCGCACTCAACTCCCCGATGAATACATCGAGCTGGAGAAGCGGGTGGATGCCCTGAAGATTGTCCACCAGAAGCTTCTTCAAGTGAC TTCCCAGTACTCCAACGAGGCCTATGACTACCCGCCCAACATCCGCGAATCCTTCAACGACATGGGCCGCACCATCAGCGAGAAGGTCCAGCTCCTTTCCCAGGCCTCCTCTCCCGCTGAGGCTCAGGCTGCCCTGACTGCGCCTCCCTCGGCCAAGCCGCAGCCCAAGACCTTTAACCACGCTATTGCCCGCGCCTCTCTGGCAGGTTCCCAGACTCTGGCGCAGAGCTCGCACGGTGAGGACCCTCTGGCTACTGCGCTGGAGAAGTACGCTTTGGCGTCGGAGAAGGTGGGCGAGGCCCGTCTGGCCCAGGACGCTCAGATCCAGTCCCGcttcttggctggctggaacACCACTCTTAACACGAACTTGATGTTCGCCGCGAAGGCACGTAAGAACGTTGAGAACGCTCGTCTTATGCTCGACTCGATCAAGGCGAGCAAGAAGGCCGCTGTCAGGGGTGACTGGGACAGCCTGAGCGAGGAGGCTCGTGCGGAGATTGAGCaggcggaggatgagttCGTTGGACAGACCGAGGAGGCTGTGAGCGTGATGAAGAAT GTTCTCGATACCCCCGAACCTCTGCGGAACCTGGCCGACCTGATCGCGGCACAGCTAGAGTACCACAAGCGGTCTTACGAGATACTCAGCGAGCTGGCTCCTGTTGTCGATGGCTTGCAGGTTGAGCAAGAG GCCAGCTACCGTAAGAGCCGTGAGGGCGCGTAA
- a CDS encoding uncharacterized protein (COG:S;~EggNog:ENOG410PQXF), whose amino-acid sequence MSRYGDYRRSTGALDEDHYSRDRERHRHRHRSRGPPVLERPRRVEEDDRFEYRLQEQERYGPPARRSEIFYEDDHIAYSPGPLVTYRHAESPPPRPRLLRRQSSLDTFDRPTRKVDEYYYSDYPPRAPPSPPPMRRRGSFHRVRSPDYYEEIRIAEPDYYGDEEYREFRERDRIVERPRRSVSRYRGRMVEEVDVEKPYPRKGRTRMPRKLVHTSAIREFGYPYEEEGKMIIIQVALSKEQIDEVISRSREIKRMTETHYKHTSSPSPIRDRHRDRIVEKIAMESYTPRTSHETLLIEPSPSRHRSRSRHHHHHHHHGELEETKITRTVSRTRNVSVQGRPRRRSSPVRRIERYDDGAQSTKLQSGPLAIVVRPRDSDDDLREYTQIERRGGGEVIRDTEIIGDGEEEEILEVKKDRRGPSSRLMRAMMATLT is encoded by the exons ATGTCTCGATACGGCGACTACCGTCGCTCTACTGGGGCTCTCGACGAGGACCATTATTCGCGGGACCGTGAGCGTCACCGTCACCGTCACCGTTCACGTGGACCCCCGGTACTCGAGCGCCCCCGCCGtgtcgaagaggatgatcGCTTCGAATATCGCCTTCAGGAACAGGAGCGATATGGCCCCCCTGCCCGTCGCTCTGAAATATTCTACGAGGATGACCATATAGCCTACTCCCCAGGCCCGCTGGTCACCTACCGCCATGCCGAGAGTCCTCCCCCGCGCCCGCGCCTTCTGCGCCGACAGTCTTCTTTGGACACTTTCGACCGCCCAACACGCAAGGTCGATGAATATTACTATAGCGACTACCCGCCTAGAGCTCCTCCTAGTCCCCCGCCGATGCGAAGACGGGGCTCCTTCCACCGTGTTCGTTCGCCCGACTACTACGAGGAAATCCGTATCGCGGAACCAGACTACTATGGCGATGAAGAGTACCGGGAGTTCCGTGAGCGTGATCGGATTGTGGAGCGCCCACGTCGCTCAGTGAGTCGGTATCGTGGGAGAATGGTAGAGGAAGTTGACGTGGAGAAACCGTATCCTCGGAAAGGCAGAACTCGCATGCCTCGCAAGTTGGTTCACACCAGCGCGATCCGCGAGTTTGGCTATCCgtatgaggaagag GGGAaaatgatcatcatccaggttGCTCTTTCCAAGGAGCAGATTGACGAGGTCATCAGTCGAAGTCGTGAGATCAAGCGCATGACCGAGA CACATTATAAGCAtacctcttcaccctctcctATTCGCGACAGACATCGCGACCGCATAGTGGAAAAAATCGCTATGGAGAGTTACACTCCCCGGACGAGCCATGAGACTTTGCTCATCGAGCCATCTCCGTCCCGGCACCGGTCGCGGTCgcgccatcaccatcatcaccaccaccatggcgaGCTGGAGGAAACGAAAATAACCAGGACAGTCTCTCGGACACGAAACGTGTCCGTCCAGGGTCGCCCTCGCCGTCGGTCATCGCCCGTGCGTAGAATTGAGCGGTATGACGATGGAGCGCAATCCACAAAGCTTCAGTCCGGCCCACTTGCAATCGTTGTACGTCCGCGAGACAGTGATGACGATCTGCGGGAATACACGCAAATCGAGCGACGTGGCGGTGGGGAGGTGATCCGAGACACGGAGATTATTggcgacggcgaagaagaggagatcctcgaggtgaagaaggatcgCAGAG GCCCGAGCTCACGGCTCATGAGAGCGATGATGGCGACTTTGACTTAA